In the Limanda limanda chromosome 1, fLimLim1.1, whole genome shotgun sequence genome, one interval contains:
- the LOC133020056 gene encoding 4-galactosyl-N-acetylglucosaminide 3-alpha-L-fucosyltransferase 9-like gives MSLSSCQTTRQRQIISGCFLLVCFLVIFFTYYKPEIEFLDFRDYLKRGNHSCECPVEAQTQDSNQNHSLEQHVEASTDGPQQIQDVEVDAQPDTLLLIWTWPFGSKFDLTCDMFKYKGCRLTDDKSLYQEAHGVFIHHRDIHGNLGNLPREPRPWFQKWVWMNMESPTHCATLPGLHNLFNLTSCYRSDSHIPVPYGHLVPQTSEVESFQLPTKDKLVCWIVRNWHEGHKRVQYYNELKEHIKIVTYWGAFGKNLDQQNYINILSSCKFYLSFENSQHKDYITEKLFSPMRLGTVPVVLGPIRENYEDHVPGDSFIHVDDFSTPKELAERLLHLGQDTTEYMRFFDWKKRYKVVDTQFGRDHACKACRYLQENRGYQASHSLTKWFWDQ, from the coding sequence ATGTCCCTCTCAAGCTGCCAGACGACTCGTCAGCGGCAAATTATCTCCGGCTGCTTCCTGTTGGTGTGTTTCCtggtcattttttttacatactaCAAGCCAGAAATCGAGTTCCTGGATTTTCGTGATTATCTGAAGAGAGGCAATCATTCTTGTGAGTGCCCTGTGGAGGCACAGACCCAGGACTCAAACCAGAACCATTCCTTGGAGCAGCACGTGGAAGCATCTACCGATGGACCCCAGCAGATCCAGGACGTGGAGGTGGACGCTCAGCCTGATACTCTTCTCTTGATTTGGACGTGGCCATTTGGCTCCAAATTCGATCTCACCTGCGATATGTTCAAATATAAAGGATGCCGCTTGACCGATGACAAGTCTCTTTACCAGGAAGCCCACGGGGTTTTCATCCACCACAGGGACATTCATGGAAATCTGGGAAACTTGCCGAGAGAGCCACGTCCCTGGTTTCAGAAATGGGTTTGGATGAACATGGAGTCACCTACACATTGTGCAACATTACCAGGACTTCATAACTTGTTCAACTTGACATCCTGTTATCGCTCAGATTCACATATCCCAGTGCCTTATGGACATTTGGTGCCACAAACATCTGAGGTGGAGAGTTTCCAGCTGCCAACCAAGGACAAGTTGGTCTGTTGGATCGTGAGGAACTGGCATGAGGGGCACAAAAGAGTTCAGTACTACAACGAGCTGAAAGAACACATCAAGATAGTAACTTATTGGGGGGCTTTTGGCAAAAATTTAGATCAACAAAACTATATCAACATATTATCTAGTTGTAAATTCTACCTCTCCTTTGAAAACTCTCAGCACAAAGATTATATCACAGAGAAGTTATTTAGTCCCATGAGACTGGGAACTGTACCCGTAGTTCTGGGCCCTATAAGAGAAAACTACGAGGACCATGTCCCAGGAGACTCTTTCATTCATGTCGATGATTTTTCCACTCCAAAGGAGCTGGCAGAGAGGCTTCTTCACCTAGGCCAGGATACGACGGAATACATGAGATTCTTTGACTGGAAAAAGAGGTACAAAGTGGTAGATACACAGTTCGGCAGAGACCATGCCTGCAAAGCTTGTCGTTACTTACAAGAAAACAGAGGATACCAGGCTAGTcattctcttacaaagtggttCTGGGATCAATAG
- the LOC133009728 gene encoding 4-galactosyl-N-acetylglucosaminide 3-alpha-L-fucosyltransferase 9-like, with protein MSLSSCQTTRQRQITSGCFLLVCFLVVFFTYYKPEIEYPDFRDYLKRGNHSCECPQHVEAPTDGPQQIQDVEVDAEPDTLLLIWTWPFGSKFDLSCDKFKYKGCRLTDDKSLYHEANGVFIHHRDIHGNLGNLPREPRPWFQKWVWMNMESPSNCGKLSGLDNLFNLTSCYRSDSHIPVPYGHLVPQTSEVESFQLPTKDKLVCWIVRNWRWGLKRIQYYNILKKHIQIDTYGGAFGKNLDAQNYENILSSCKFYLSFENSQHKDYITEKLFYPMRLGTVPVVLGPMRENYEDYVPGDSFIHVDDFSTPKELAERLLHLGQDTTEYMRFFDWKKRYKVVDTQFGRDHACKACRYLQENRGYQASHSLTKWFWSQ; from the exons ATGTCCCTCTCAAGCTGCCAGACGACTCGTCAGCGGCAAATTACATCCGGCTGCTTCCTGTTGGTGTGTTTCCTGGTCGTTTTTTTTACATACTACAAGCCAGAAATCGAGTACCCGGATTTTCGTGATTATCTGAAGAGAGGCAATCATTCTTGTGAGTGCCCT CAGCACGTGGAAGCACCTACCGATGGACCCCAGCAGATCCAGGACGTGGAGGTGGACGCTGAGCCTGATACTCTTCTCTTGATTTGGACGTGGCCATTTGGCTCCAAATTTGATCTCAGCTGCGATAAGTTCAAATATAAAGGATGCCGCTTGACCGATGACAAGTCTCTTTACCACGAAGCCAACGGGGTTTTCATCCACCACAGGGACATTCATGGAAATCTGGGAAACTTGCCGAGAGAGCCACGTCCCTGGTTTCAGAAATGGGTTTGGATGAACATGGAGTCACCTTCAAACTGTGGAAAATTATCTGGACTTGATAACTTGTTCAACTTGACATCCTGTTATCGCTCAGATTCACATATCCCAGTGCCTTATGGGCATTTGGTGCCACAAACATCTGAGGTTGAGAGTTTCCAGCTGCCCACCAAGGACAAGTTGGTCTGTTGGATCGTGAGGAACTGGCGTTGGGGGCTCAAAAGAATTCAGTACTACAACatactgaaaaaacacatccagATAGACACTTATGGGGGGGCTTTTGGCAAAAATTTAGATGCTCAAAACTATGAAAACATTCTATCCAGTTGTAAATTCTACCTCTCATTTGAAAACTCTCAACACAAAGATTATATCACAGAGAAGTTATTTTATCCCATGAGACTGGGAACTGTACCCGTAGTTCTGGGCCCTATGAGAGAAAACTACGAGGATTATGTCCCAGGAGACTCTTTCATTCATGTAGATGACTTTTCCACTCCAAAGGAGCTGGCAGAGAGGCTTCTTCACCTAGGCCAGGATACGACGGAATACATGAGATTCTTTGACTGGAAAAAGAGGTACAAAGTGGTAGATACACAGTTCGGCAGAGACCATGCCTGCAAAGCTTGTCGTTACTTACAAGAAAACAGAGGATACCAGGCTAGTcattctcttacaaagtggttCTGGAGTCAATAG
- the LOC133009717 gene encoding uncharacterized protein LOC133009717, translating into MKDTDLEDSELFDSSSESADDYVPEPHTEETFPHTERDEMLPQPPKRQNPHSSSDEVPSESCRMRPSSIAPPAEESLPPTERNEMQPQPPNKPKPVSTMRPSSKGTTAQKKKTPWKQTEVEAVESHMNRFITSCIVPAKFDCEKCIRAEPEALNDRSWQNVKFYIYNRITANKRKFS; encoded by the exons aTGAAAGACACAGATCTGGAAGATTCTGAGCTATTTGATTCGTCATCAGAGAGTGCAGATGACTACGTACCAG aaCCACATACAGAGGAGACATTTCCTCATACCGAAAGGGATGAAATGCTGCCACAACCACCCAAGAGACAAAATCCACACTCATCAAGTGATGAGGTACCTTCAGAATCCTGCAGAATGAGGCCTTCCTCAATAG caccaccagcagaggagtcacttcctcccactgagaGGAATGAAATGCAGCCACAACCACCCAATAAACCAAAACCAGTCAGTACGATGAGGCCTTCCTCAAAAG GTACAACTgcccaaaagaagaaaacaccctggaagcagacagaggtggaggcagTGGAAAGCCACATGAATCGATTCATCACATCTTGTATTGTTCCAGCAAAGTTTGACTGTGAGAAGTGTATAAGAGCTGAACCAGAAGCTCTTAATGACCGGAGCTGGCAGAATGTGAAATTCTACATATATAACCGCATTACAGCCAACAAGAGGAAATTTAGTTAA